A single Vicugna pacos chromosome 15, VicPac4, whole genome shotgun sequence DNA region contains:
- the LOC116277446 gene encoding synaptosomal-associated protein 47-like produces the protein MASSKAFGKEGIVIRIPAVISQRTESRVKLGKFTVLVSGLEIHDSDSLLMHRFEREHVDDIKVHTPYEVSICQRFIGKPDIAYRLISAKMPEVIPVLEVQFSKKIELLENAWMFGSTATASPAEKGFSVWLAGQSPL, from the coding sequence ATGGCTAGTTCCAAAGCTTTTGGAAAAGAAGGGATAGTGATCAGAATTCCTGCTGTTATTTCCCAAAGAACAGAATCTCGGGTTAAACTAGGAAAGTTCACTGTCCTTGTTTCTGGGTTGGAAATCCATGACTCAGACTCCTTGCTCATGCACAGATTTGAAAGAGAACATGTAGATGACATCAAGGTTCACACACCTTATGAAGTCAGCATCTGCCAGCGGTTCATTGGGAAGCCAGACATAGCTTATCGTCTGATATCTGCCAAGATGCCAGAGGTTATCCCCGTTTTGGAAGTGCAGTTCAGCAAGAAGATCGAGTTGTTGGAGAATGCCTGGATGTTCGGAAGCACTGCAACCGCTTCCCCAGCAGAGAAGGGCTTCTCAGTCTGGCTTGCAG